The segment GGGGAAAATGGGGAAAACGAACCTCAGAGACAGAAGCGTCGTCTTGTCGTTGTAGTCCGACTGGAACCTGTCTCTATTTTCcttatttacctttttattgggataaataattaaaaaactgcAATAAACCAGATGAACCatttagagcatgattaattgAGGTTTTTATGATGGAGTTTTTAATGGAATATAAAaaaccgtctcttaacttttaactaaaaaaaattaaaaaccaattcgtttttatattccgctaagaatcctcattaatcatgctctaacaatcaaagaattttttttgcatGCATGTAAtttaagagcatgattaatggggTTCTTAAAGTGGAGTTCTTAACAGAATATAATAAAccgtttcttaatttttaattaaaaaactaagaaccggcTCTTCCCATTAATCATGTTCTAAGTTATGAGTTCTTCCGTTTtgcttatatatatagtatCTTTTGTATTACGTGTGAAATCATAAGTTACACCATTTACAACGTGAGAAATACAAAGATATTTATGCAAGTCTTATTCGTAGAATCTAAGAAACATAATAACCcctttaactaaaaaaaaatcctgTTGATCgattttcacaaataaaaacaaGACATAAATACTCTCACAGATTGgtaaacagaaaagaaaaactaaagaCAAAAGCCGACTACGCCGTTTGAATGAATCGTGATTACCACATGAAACACATGTCGACAGGACGTACCAACTCTCTATCTTCAATACTAGAATGATACATTTCACCAAATGCTCAAATAGTTTATCACTATATGAGTAATTCTGTATTCTATAAAAAATTAGTAATCGAGGTCAAACTTGATGAGCGTAATAGGAGCCAAAATGTTGTagttataaaacatatatagacCTCCTAGTGCAATATCTTATCAAACTACTTAATTTGCgaactaaaatgaaaaaatggTAATAAATATAAATGGTGGACTAGTGCCCATGTGTAGAACATAAACGAACAGTTAATGTTGGGCGGCTTAATACCAACTAACTAGAAACCAGTCCGCCAtcaatgtataaataaataatatgtatatatattatctacATTGTATGAAAAGGACTAATAACGTAAATGGTCTCTAGACTCTCTACATAAATAAACGACATCGAATCCATAAAACAAGCTGAAAAGGGTTTGATGCAGTACCATTGCACACTACTATAAGTAAGTACCCTTCAAACTTCAAAGTACCAAatgattaattaagttataaagTTTAACAACTGAAATTAAGAAAAGCAAATCCTTGCATATAACCTTATTTAAGCACCACGGCAAAACGTtaccaattgttttttttaatatttatataatttaatcagGATTGGTATATCATATATGGATTTTAATCCATGTAAATGAGGGTTGATTATTAGGGATGTATCATACTTcggaaattataaaaaatattaaataatatataaagagtTATTACCGATCTATTTATCACTCATTGGTTTTAGATTGAAAATTCATAATAAATTCGAATTTAATTGGCACTGTAATTTCTAtctcttgttttttctttataaaacttCTATCATTATATATTCTTCCATACTTTGATGGATACCGTGTCATTTTAAAGCGTAGCCAATGAAGTGGTTTCAACTGTAATCAAATAGTAGTGAAATTCCCGAGTTTTGACGACGAAAACAATATCttcgtaaataaaaaaaacaatatcttCATTTTCTGGACTTTACCACTTTTAAGTTGACTCAAAGTGAGCCAAGCCATTTTTTTGTGGAAGATTGCACGTGGATATCTCTACGTTTATAGCCCACTACTAGGGGTTTCCTTTATTTTTTGGTTGTCAATCTTTGAAGCTTCATAATACAGTGTCAACCATTCAACTATCTTTcatgatttattatattttgtttcgaATAGAACAACTTGCAGTTAACTTATTAAGCTTTATGTTCTTCAGGTGCTCCATCAGTATTCCACACTACATCCTTTAATCCAGATGAGAAGTTTTTGTAGAACTGCAAACCAGATTTACATAAtcccaattaaaaaaataattagagatGCTAACCGGTCCATGAAGattaaactgaaaaaaataccTTGTGAAACTCGAGGGTATCACCGCCGGTTTTCCTAAGCTCTACCACATGCAACGATGGCGCCACTTCAAACACCTGTTAAACCGAATAAATCATTGTATACCAGGTACTGATAAATAAACCCGAACTTAACCGGGACGTTatcatttctattttatatgttctGTTTACCTCTGTAGCAACTGAGAGCTGGCCTTTACGACCActtttgtctcctttcatttttatctGCAAATTTATTTAACAATCTTCAACGAAGccacaaataaaataattcaataacACAGACAAAATCAAGAATACGAACAAACCTTGTACTTGTCTTTACGGACGTTGAAGCCTAATGGCTTTGCGGTTTCTTCCATTTTGGACATTATTTCGCTCGCAGGTCGTTGAGAAGTAAACCGTGTCTCTTTCTTCACAAGTTGCTGAAAATTCCATAACCAAAACAATTAGACAAAcatattcataattttatacaaaataatccAAAAAATTGCATGTAGTAAAAAGGTTCGTACGGCTTGCTTTTCGAACAAGTTTTCAAGACTGTTTGAGCTAGAGATAAGTTCAAAAGCGTTCATGGATTCCGGTTTCGCCTTCTTCTCTGTTACAAGAGACTCCTATAGTAGCAACATGAAAGAGTTATTATCAGTTGACTAAATACACTGGCTTAACTTAACCGCACTAGAATATGTACCTTGGAGTTACTGAAAGCAGCATCCACATCATCAATGGTTATGTCTTCATCATCTTGGCCAAACGATGGTGGCTTGTACCCTTGCTTGAACCATTCATCTTCTAGTAATTCTGCAATACTTATTCTCTGCATTTCGAGGAAACCGTGTTTGGTAAGCTCTTGAACAGTTTAGACCATTTGATCTTTAGTTTACAGCATCACAACTAAGTCTTACGGTTATAGGACTGGGATCAAGAATACGCTTAATGACTTCCTTGGCACCGGGAGAGAACCATGATGGGCAGCTGAACTCAGCTTTGCATATCTGAAGTAAAACCAAAGATGAGATTAGAATAGTACTTACAAAATAGTACAAAGCAGAGGAAGATATATCTTTTCACGTACACGTTTGTATAACGTCATGAGATTTGGCTCATCAAAAGGCAAGTAACCAGCCATGAGCACAAATAGAATAATACCACAGGACCAGACGTCTGCTGCTGCACCGTCATAGCCTTTGTCCGACAGAACCTACTCTCAAACCCCCAAAAATGCGGTAGAAACTTTAATATATATCCTAATACACTTAGTAAATAATTTTGGTAGatcattatatatattctaaaatacTTCGTATATTGTTTTGGTCGATCATTATATATCCTAAAACACTTAGTATGCTTAGATTTTTAAGTGCTGAAACTTTAGGTATCTACCTCAGGAGCAACATAGTTCGGCGTTCCACAAGCAGTGTGAAGCAAACCATCTCCCTGCATTCAAAAGAATGGtgcttataaaaaaacaaagtgaTATGTTGTTCATTTCACAAATTAATTTCCAATTGGCCATGGAATCCAATTGATAAATCAAATGATTTACCCGAACTTGTAGCGAAAACGCGCTTAGCCCAAAATCAGAAACTTTTAAAATCCCATTTGCATCAAGGATAAGATTTTCAGGCTGCAACAAGCAACATATATAGGTTGAGAAACTTGAAAAAATGATGAATATCAGATAAAAAAAGAGCGCAACCAAAGAAAGACCTTGAGATCTCTGTGGTAGACCCCTCGACTGTGGCAATAATCCACAGCATTTATGAGCTGATGAAAATAACTCCGAGCTTCATCCTCCTTTAGTTTCCCCTGTTGGGCCTATCGTATGGTTCAAATCCAAGAATTGCATTAGTATAGGAACAGAGGAAAACAGATACCATTCGTggagagaaaaataaaagaacgaTAGAAACTCTAAGTTATGGTTTCAGTTAGCGCCTTACAGGTTGGAACtctatatttttaatctttcGTGACAACAAAATCTTGCACTCTCTCGGTTATGCTTCAAGGTTTAATTTAAATGACAAACTTATTCAAAAACGTGAGAAGTCAGAAC is part of the Brassica rapa cultivar Chiifu-401-42 chromosome A09, CAAS_Brap_v3.01, whole genome shotgun sequence genome and harbors:
- the LOC103843774 gene encoding CBL-interacting serine/threonine-protein kinase 9, encoding MSGSRKKTTPASRTRVGNYEMGRTLGEGSFAKVKYARNTVTGDLAAIKILDRDKILRHKMVEQLKREIATMKLIKHPNVVEIIEVMASKTKIYIVLELVNGGELFDKIAQQGKLKEDEARSYFHQLINAVDYCHSRGVYHRDLKPENLILDANGILKVSDFGLSAFSLQVRGDGLLHTACGTPNYVAPEVLSDKGYDGAAADVWSCGIILFVLMAGYLPFDEPNLMTLYKRICKAEFSCPSWFSPGAKEVIKRILDPSPITRISIAELLEDEWFKQGYKPPSFGQDDEDITIDDVDAAFSNSKESLVTEKKAKPESMNAFELISSSNSLENLFEKQAQLVKKETRFTSQRPASEIMSKMEETAKPLGFNVRKDKYKIKMKGDKSGRKGQLSVATEVFEVAPSLHVVELRKTGGDTLEFHKFYKNFSSGLKDVVWNTDGAPEEHKA